A DNA window from Mycolicibacter terrae contains the following coding sequences:
- the eccB gene encoding type VII secretion protein EccB codes for MTGRTTTSLQLSAHRFGVRRLERALRSGQVVGGQAPGRAGLGLGCLLSVIVVAGAMVSAVVRPQPGLGDAPILLDRASGALYARVGDTLHPVFNLASARLIAGPADPRPVTGTEIGRARRGPPLGIPGAHGALGAPLPPAQTWSLCDDPAGTTLIAGADPPQSARIDADEAVPVSSQSAAAYLLVRGRRIPINPADPMLESAAPRPVSGLLLTAIPEAPPANPADFGGRVATLPAAAATLCAHWRADDPVGVTLSAGVGLPLPAGGAPTALAQADGPGPALDAIYLPPGRSGYVRAAGVSGRTGGAGYLITETGVRFTVDDAAAARSLGLPETPAGVPWPMLAGLPAGPRLSREQALLAHDVVLPLSGR; via the coding sequence ATGACCGGACGGACGACCACATCACTGCAACTCAGCGCGCACCGATTCGGCGTCCGCCGATTGGAACGCGCGCTGCGCTCCGGCCAGGTGGTGGGCGGTCAGGCACCGGGCCGGGCCGGCCTGGGCCTGGGCTGCCTGCTCAGCGTGATCGTGGTGGCCGGCGCGATGGTGTCGGCCGTCGTCCGGCCGCAACCGGGCCTGGGGGACGCGCCGATCCTGCTGGACCGCGCATCGGGGGCGCTGTATGCCCGGGTCGGCGACACGCTCCACCCGGTGTTCAACCTCGCCTCCGCACGCCTTATCGCCGGGCCCGCCGACCCGCGGCCGGTGACCGGCACCGAGATCGGCCGGGCCCGGCGCGGGCCGCCGTTGGGCATCCCCGGCGCCCACGGTGCGCTCGGCGCGCCACTGCCGCCGGCGCAGACCTGGTCGCTGTGCGACGACCCGGCCGGCACCACCCTGATCGCCGGGGCCGACCCGCCGCAATCGGCGCGTATCGACGCCGACGAGGCGGTGCCGGTCAGCTCGCAGTCAGCAGCTGCCTACCTGTTGGTGCGGGGCCGGCGAATCCCGATCAACCCGGCCGACCCGATGCTGGAATCCGCGGCGCCGCGGCCGGTCTCGGGTCTGTTGCTCACCGCGATTCCCGAGGCGCCGCCGGCGAACCCGGCGGATTTCGGCGGGCGCGTCGCGACGTTGCCCGCCGCCGCGGCGACGCTGTGCGCACATTGGCGCGCCGACGACCCGGTCGGCGTCACGCTGTCGGCCGGAGTCGGCCTGCCGCTGCCGGCCGGTGGGGCGCCGACGGCGCTGGCCCAGGCCGACGGCCCGGGCCCCGCCCTGGATGCGATCTATCTGCCGCCGGGCCGCAGCGGCTACGTGCGGGCCGCCGGTGTCTCCGGTCGCACCGGCGGGGCCGGCTACCTGATCACCGAGACCGGGGTGCGATTCACCGTCGACGACGCCGCCGCGGCGCGCAGCCTGGGCCTGCCGGAGACGCCCGCCGGGGTGCCCTGGCCGATGCTCGCCGGACTGCCGGCCGGCCCGCGGCTCAGTCGGGAGCAGGCGCTGCTGGCTCACGACGTCGTGCTGCCACTGTCCGGCCGGTGA
- the mycP gene encoding type VII secretion-associated serine protease mycosin, protein MPTSRIARIAVAAAVAGATQCVPPANAVAPPPIDSSRLPVAAPAAPAHRTVQREVCAVPALDPAVSPAQLDGLDLEAVWALTRGAGQRVAVIDTGVAPHRRLPGLVGGGDYVFTGDGAQDCDGHGTLVAGIIAAATDPAADRFGGVAPLATVIGIRQSSARFGVAGDVAGVGDVDTLAKAVRTAADLGASVINISAVACRPAGSGLDDRALGAALAYAVEAKHSVVVAAAGNTDDGCDAGGATIVTPAWYDDYVLTVGSVDAHGAASAFTRAGPWVDVAAPGEGVLSLSTVGDAMANTVGGSAVHGTSFAAPVVSGLAALIRSRFPEWTPRQVMDRITATAHHPPGGRDDVVGAGVIDPLAAVSSEVAPHAPALQGAEPARPAPPPPLPVEPVAAPAGLHTALTGTGVLLALLFAVLTGRTVAARRREPAAPAPD, encoded by the coding sequence GTGCCCACGAGCCGGATCGCCCGGATCGCCGTGGCCGCTGCGGTCGCCGGGGCCACCCAGTGTGTGCCGCCGGCGAACGCGGTCGCACCACCGCCGATCGACAGCTCCCGGCTGCCGGTCGCGGCGCCGGCCGCACCGGCGCACCGCACCGTTCAACGTGAGGTGTGCGCGGTGCCGGCACTGGATCCTGCTGTGTCGCCCGCCCAGCTCGACGGTCTGGACCTGGAGGCGGTCTGGGCGCTCACCCGCGGGGCGGGTCAGCGGGTGGCGGTGATCGACACCGGGGTCGCGCCGCACCGGCGGCTGCCCGGCCTGGTGGGTGGCGGCGACTATGTGTTCACCGGAGACGGCGCCCAGGACTGCGATGGGCACGGCACTCTGGTCGCCGGAATCATCGCGGCCGCAACCGATCCCGCAGCCGACCGGTTCGGCGGGGTGGCCCCGCTGGCCACCGTGATCGGTATCCGACAGTCCAGCGCCAGATTCGGCGTCGCCGGCGACGTTGCGGGGGTGGGCGACGTCGACACTCTGGCGAAGGCGGTGCGCACGGCCGCCGACCTGGGGGCTTCGGTGATCAACATCTCGGCGGTGGCCTGCCGACCAGCGGGCTCCGGCCTGGACGACCGGGCACTCGGCGCCGCCTTGGCCTATGCGGTCGAGGCGAAGCACTCCGTCGTGGTCGCCGCGGCCGGCAACACCGACGACGGGTGCGATGCCGGCGGGGCGACGATCGTCACCCCGGCCTGGTACGACGACTACGTGCTGACGGTCGGCTCGGTGGACGCCCACGGCGCAGCTTCGGCATTCACCCGCGCCGGTCCCTGGGTCGACGTGGCCGCGCCCGGCGAGGGAGTGCTGTCGCTGAGCACCGTCGGCGACGCGATGGCCAACACCGTCGGCGGGTCGGCGGTTCACGGCACCAGTTTTGCCGCGCCGGTGGTCAGTGGGCTGGCGGCGCTGATCCGGTCCCGCTTCCCGGAGTGGACACCGCGGCAGGTGATGGACCGGATCACGGCCACCGCACACCACCCGCCGGGTGGCCGCGACGATGTCGTTGGCGCCGGTGTGATCGATCCGCTGGCGGCGGTCAGCTCCGAGGTGGCGCCGCACGCGCCCGCTCTCCAGGGTGCCGAACCGGCCCGCCCGGCACCACCACCGCCGCTGCCCGTCGAACCCGTCGCCGCGCCCGCCGGGCTGCACACCGCGCTCACCGGCACCGGTGTCCTGCTTGCGCTGCTGTTTGCGGTGCTCACCGGCCGGACAGTGGCAGCACGACGTCGTGAGCCAGCAGCGCCTGCTCCCGACTGA
- a CDS encoding EsaB/YukD family protein, with the protein MSVPDSGLRRVAVHADTVHADLALPAGVPVATLIASVVDLMARRDGPHELRPHRLGLPGRAPLDSSQTLAQQGIRDGAVLVLTRADDLPATPRFDDPAEQVAAMVRATACPWSPVARRLAAVLTASGLAGVAGFVAVPGGPGAPNALLAVAAAGTVAVSAVPSSGCSGSARAALCCLAGLSVAAAVVGMACAATGISLQAVGAVAAAGATVVVRAAGRIALVVGGLSRRPAADRTGRARDLLSGLVAGSAAAVVLGSVGVAAGQPEAGVPRLVGAAFAATAGAALLLRARSHTDGWQIAALVTGGVVVLGVAMLSAAVDAAPHRVWPAAVAAALSGAAVVLGFTEPARSPLLRRGAELLEGVALGALVPLACWLCGVYGAARGLGLG; encoded by the coding sequence GTGTCGGTTCCGGATTCGGGTCTGCGTCGGGTCGCGGTGCATGCCGATACCGTTCACGCCGATCTGGCGCTCCCGGCCGGGGTGCCGGTGGCGACGCTGATCGCCTCCGTCGTCGACCTCATGGCTCGCCGGGACGGCCCGCATGAACTGCGCCCCCACCGACTGGGCTTGCCGGGTCGGGCGCCGCTGGATTCCTCGCAGACGTTGGCACAGCAGGGTATTCGTGACGGCGCAGTGCTGGTGTTGACGCGCGCGGACGACCTGCCGGCAACGCCGCGTTTCGACGATCCCGCCGAACAGGTGGCGGCCATGGTGCGGGCAACGGCATGTCCGTGGAGCCCGGTGGCTCGCCGGCTCGCCGCCGTGCTGACCGCGTCCGGCCTGGCCGGGGTCGCTGGTTTCGTAGCGGTCCCCGGCGGGCCCGGCGCCCCCAACGCGCTGTTGGCCGTGGCCGCGGCCGGGACGGTGGCCGTGTCGGCGGTGCCGTCGAGCGGCTGTAGCGGTTCGGCGCGCGCGGCGCTGTGCTGCTTGGCGGGGTTGTCGGTAGCCGCCGCCGTCGTCGGGATGGCCTGTGCGGCAACCGGTATCTCGCTGCAGGCAGTCGGGGCGGTCGCGGCGGCCGGCGCGACCGTCGTGGTCCGGGCAGCCGGCCGGATCGCGCTCGTGGTCGGCGGACTGTCCCGCCGGCCGGCGGCGGACCGCACCGGTCGGGCCCGGGATCTGCTGTCCGGGCTGGTGGCCGGATCTGCGGCGGCGGTGGTGCTGGGCAGCGTCGGTGTGGCCGCCGGGCAACCGGAGGCCGGAGTGCCCCGCCTCGTCGGCGCCGCGTTCGCGGCGACGGCCGGTGCGGCGCTGCTGCTGCGGGCCCGCTCCCACACCGACGGTTGGCAGATCGCGGCGCTGGTGACCGGCGGTGTCGTGGTGCTGGGGGTCGCCATGCTCTCTGCCGCGGTCGATGCGGCGCCCCACCGGGTGTGGCCGGCCGCGGTGGCGGCGGCACTATCCGGCGCCGCAGTCGTTCTCGGCTTCACCGAGCCGGCCCGGTCCCCGCTGCTGCGGCGTGGCGCCGAATTACTGGAGGGCGTGGCGCTGGGCGCGCTGGTGCCGCTGGCCTGCTGGCTCTGCGGAGTTTACGGTGCGGCTCGCGGACTGGGTCTGGGCTGA